One region of Micromonospora lupini genomic DNA includes:
- a CDS encoding helix-turn-helix transcriptional regulator has product MANGPGELVAAGEVLTMLGVGRSRFRQIQQSPHFPAPYARLSVGSIWLKADVEKYIAEHRRPRPVDEDE; this is encoded by the coding sequence ATGGCAAATGGACCGGGCGAACTTGTCGCGGCGGGCGAGGTCCTGACGATGCTCGGGGTGGGCCGCTCACGGTTCCGCCAGATCCAGCAGTCGCCACACTTCCCGGCTCCGTACGCCCGGCTGTCGGTCGGTTCGATCTGGCTCAAGGCTGATGTAGAGAAGTACATCGCCGAACACCGACGCCCCCGCCCGGTGGACGAGGACGAGTAG
- a CDS encoding Nramp family divalent metal transporter yields the protein MVTSELTTPTATPLQVARARGRVRGRLILLGPAFVAAVAYVDPGNFATNSAAGARYGYLLVWVVVVANLMAMLVQTLTAKLGLATGRSLPELCRERLPRPLNRMMWVQAELVAMATDLAEVIGGAVALYLLFGIPLLPGGLIIGGAAFVVLALRSRGFRAFEIAITVLLGVIVLAFAGNLLAAGSDPGSAMAGLVPRLQGTDSVLLAAGILGATVMPHVIYVHSALTCDRIPATDDAERRTLFRGQRTDVLLALTAAGAVNLAMLLIAAASFRGGGPVGADSLEGVHAGLGQSIGTAAAFGFAVALLVSGLASTSVGTYAGEVIMQGFLRRRVPLLLRRLVTLVPALAVLAIGLDPTRALVLSQVILSFGIPFALIPVVAFTRRRDLMGNLVNHPLTTAAAALVAVLVVALNAFLLWQVVAG from the coding sequence ATGGTCACCAGCGAACTCACGACGCCGACGGCGACGCCGTTGCAGGTCGCCCGCGCCCGAGGTCGGGTACGCGGGCGGCTGATCCTGCTCGGTCCGGCGTTCGTCGCCGCCGTCGCGTACGTCGACCCGGGCAACTTCGCCACCAACTCGGCCGCCGGCGCCCGCTACGGCTACCTGCTCGTCTGGGTCGTGGTCGTGGCCAACCTGATGGCCATGCTGGTGCAGACCCTCACCGCCAAGCTGGGCCTGGCCACCGGCCGCAGCCTGCCCGAGCTGTGTCGTGAGCGCCTGCCCCGCCCGCTGAACCGGATGATGTGGGTGCAGGCCGAACTCGTCGCGATGGCCACCGACCTGGCCGAGGTGATCGGTGGCGCTGTCGCCCTGTACCTCCTCTTCGGCATTCCGCTGCTGCCCGGCGGGCTCATCATCGGCGGCGCCGCGTTCGTCGTGCTCGCGCTGCGCTCGCGCGGGTTCCGCGCGTTCGAGATCGCCATCACCGTGCTGCTCGGCGTCATCGTGCTGGCCTTCGCGGGCAACCTGCTCGCCGCCGGCTCCGATCCGGGATCCGCCATGGCCGGCCTGGTGCCACGGCTCCAGGGCACCGACAGCGTGCTGCTGGCCGCCGGAATCCTCGGCGCCACAGTCATGCCGCACGTCATCTACGTGCACTCCGCGCTGACCTGCGACCGCATCCCCGCGACCGACGACGCCGAGCGTCGTACCCTCTTCCGCGGCCAGCGCACCGACGTGCTGCTGGCCCTGACGGCGGCCGGCGCGGTCAACCTCGCCATGCTGCTGATCGCCGCGGCCAGCTTCCGGGGCGGCGGCCCGGTGGGCGCCGACAGCCTGGAGGGGGTGCACGCCGGCCTCGGCCAGAGCATCGGCACCGCCGCCGCGTTCGGGTTCGCGGTCGCCCTGCTGGTCTCCGGGCTCGCCTCCACGAGCGTCGGCACCTACGCCGGTGAGGTGATCATGCAGGGCTTCCTGCGCCGCCGGGTCCCGCTGCTGCTGCGTCGACTTGTCACCCTCGTGCCCGCGCTGGCAGTGCTCGCCATCGGCCTCGACCCCACCCGCGCCCTGGTGCTGTCACAGGTCATTCTCAGCTTCGGCATCCCGTTCGCGCTGATCCCGGTGGTCGCCTTCACCCGCCGCCGCGACCTCATGGGCAACCTCGTCAACCACCCGCTCACCACCGCCGCAGCGGCCCTGGTGGCCGTCCTGGTCGTCGCGCTCAACGCGTTCCTGCTGTGGCAGGTCGTCGCCGGCTGA
- a CDS encoding GntR family transcriptional regulator has product MIEFVLDSRSKVNTYMQLVQQVKQALRVGLLAPGDQLPKVRDVAQSLAINPNTVLKAYRELEIEGLVGGRPGVGTFVQRTLAGASLPNQAELRDDLVAWLHRAQAAGLTAEDVVALVETTLRATLTDDTQKEPA; this is encoded by the coding sequence GTGATCGAGTTCGTGCTGGACAGCCGGTCGAAGGTGAACACCTACATGCAGCTCGTGCAGCAGGTGAAGCAGGCGCTGCGGGTCGGCCTGCTCGCGCCCGGCGACCAGCTGCCGAAGGTCCGGGACGTCGCCCAGTCGCTGGCGATCAACCCGAACACGGTGCTGAAGGCGTACCGGGAGCTGGAGATCGAGGGTCTGGTCGGCGGCCGACCCGGGGTGGGCACGTTCGTCCAGCGCACCCTGGCCGGCGCGTCCCTGCCCAACCAGGCCGAGCTGCGCGACGACCTCGTGGCGTGGCTGCACCGGGCGCAGGCCGCCGGCCTCACGGCCGAGGACGTCGTCGCCCTGGTGGAGACCACGCTGCGCGCCACCCTCACCGACGACACCCAGAAAGAACCCGCGTGA
- a CDS encoding ABC transporter ATP-binding protein: MDMVLEADRLGKRYGRTWALRDCSLHLPAGRIAALVGPNGAGKSTLLHLAVGLLKPDEGAVRVFGRSPYGDTEGLADIGFVAQDTPLYRDFTAAELVVAGGKLNRRWDATLARTRLAQLGIPPDKPVGKLSGGQRAQVALALALAKQPRLLLLDEPVASLDPLARREFLQSLMGSVADSGTTVLLSSHLLADLERVCDYLIVLNAAQVQLTGSVDDLVAAHRQLVGPRHDGGPIGGVAQVVRASHTDRQSTLLVRTDGPVTDPAWAVRDVSLEDVVLAYLADGVTQTSHSEWGVAA; this comes from the coding sequence ATGGACATGGTCTTGGAGGCCGACCGGCTGGGCAAGCGGTACGGCAGAACGTGGGCGCTACGGGACTGTTCGCTGCACCTGCCGGCGGGCCGGATCGCCGCGCTGGTCGGGCCCAACGGCGCGGGCAAGAGCACGTTGCTGCACCTGGCCGTCGGACTGCTCAAGCCCGACGAGGGCGCGGTGCGGGTGTTCGGCAGGTCGCCGTACGGTGACACGGAAGGGCTTGCCGACATCGGGTTCGTCGCGCAGGACACCCCGCTGTACCGGGACTTCACCGCCGCCGAGCTGGTCGTCGCCGGCGGCAAGCTGAACAGGCGGTGGGACGCCACGCTGGCCCGGACCCGGCTGGCGCAGCTCGGCATACCGCCCGACAAGCCGGTCGGCAAACTCTCCGGCGGGCAACGGGCACAGGTGGCGCTCGCTCTGGCGCTGGCCAAGCAACCCCGGCTGCTGCTGCTCGACGAGCCGGTGGCCAGCCTCGATCCGCTGGCCCGGCGGGAGTTCCTCCAGTCGCTGATGGGCAGCGTCGCGGACTCCGGGACCACGGTTCTGCTCTCCTCGCACCTGCTGGCCGACCTGGAGCGCGTCTGCGACTACCTGATCGTGCTCAACGCCGCCCAGGTGCAGCTCACCGGCTCGGTCGACGACCTGGTGGCGGCACACCGGCAGCTCGTCGGCCCGCGACACGACGGCGGTCCGATCGGCGGCGTCGCGCAGGTGGTCCGGGCCAGCCACACCGACAGGCAGTCCACGCTGCTGGTGCGCACCGACGGGCCGGTCACCGACCCGGCCTGGGCGGTGCGCGACGTCAGCCTGGAGGACGTCGTCCTGGCCTACCTGGCCGACGGCGTCACGCAGACCAGTCACAGCGAGTGGGGAGTGGCGGCATGA
- a CDS encoding transporter, with protein sequence MIWLTWRQHRKLAFYTLLGLAVLAAVLVPIGLSMRHTFADLGLAGCLRPSALSEAAAQTCDASLRRFSDRYDSLNLVAVLLITLPVLVGLFWGAPLVAREVEQGTHRFVWTQGVGRNRWALVKFGLIGGAVVLLAACYGLGVSWWVDPLTKAAHEGRLGVIVFDLQGIVPIGYTLFAVALGIFAGTIWKRMLPAMGITLAGFIGVRAAVEMLARPHYQPARTQTFPIEGPGIPEGDRGNWVLAVGIRNPDGTMVAENTRIQCPPGGKGPTGQACGAELGLKPGAYNWEMYQPADRFWLFQGIETGIFVALAVLLLYLAIRRVRRIA encoded by the coding sequence ATGATCTGGCTGACCTGGCGGCAACACCGCAAGCTGGCGTTCTACACCCTCCTCGGGCTCGCGGTGCTCGCCGCCGTGCTGGTGCCGATCGGCCTGTCGATGCGGCACACGTTCGCCGACCTCGGGCTTGCGGGGTGCTTACGCCCGTCCGCCCTCAGCGAGGCCGCCGCGCAGACCTGCGACGCGAGCCTCCGCCGTTTCAGCGACAGGTACGACAGTCTGAACCTGGTAGCGGTGCTGCTGATCACCCTGCCGGTGCTGGTCGGCCTGTTCTGGGGCGCACCGCTTGTCGCTCGCGAGGTGGAGCAGGGCACGCACCGGTTCGTCTGGACCCAGGGCGTCGGCCGCAACCGCTGGGCGCTTGTGAAGTTCGGGCTGATCGGCGGGGCCGTCGTGCTCCTCGCGGCCTGCTACGGACTCGGCGTGTCGTGGTGGGTCGACCCGCTCACCAAGGCCGCGCACGAGGGCCGACTCGGCGTGATCGTCTTCGACCTGCAGGGCATCGTGCCGATCGGCTACACCCTCTTCGCCGTGGCGCTGGGCATCTTCGCCGGCACCATCTGGAAACGGATGCTGCCCGCCATGGGCATCACCCTGGCCGGGTTCATCGGCGTACGGGCAGCTGTGGAGATGCTGGCCCGACCGCACTACCAGCCCGCCCGCACCCAGACCTTCCCGATCGAGGGGCCCGGGATTCCGGAGGGAGACCGGGGCAACTGGGTGCTCGCCGTCGGAATCCGGAACCCCGACGGGACGATGGTCGCGGAGAACACGCGGATCCAGTGCCCACCGGGTGGCAAGGGCCCGACCGGCCAGGCATGCGGCGCCGAGCTGGGCCTCAAACCGGGCGCGTACAACTGGGAGATGTACCAGCCGGCGGACCGGTTCTGGCTCTTCCAGGGGATCGAGACGGGCATCTTCGTCGCCCTCGCCGTGCTCCTGCTCTACCTCGCCATCCGCCGGGTGCGTCGGATCGCGTAG
- a CDS encoding ROK family transcriptional regulator: MPPVPGASQEEIRRQNLGAVLRYVHLHGPTSRAELTSRLGLNRSTIGALAADLTASGLVTEEAPTTARRAGRPSLVVSPRSDRVYAHALSIDADRLRAARVGLGGRILDLREVARPGGMSAVDAVGPLAELVRDMERSVAPDALLVGGAVAVTDTTRDADGRLRIVGVDEGLSVALEAELTAGPGFVAGDLADIAGLAEHIRGVAPGIDDLIYLHGDLGISAGIVVGGRLMIGHRGHSGKVGHMVVNPNGRACGCGSRGCWETEIGEAALLRHAGRDPDDRAAVTEVLRAAADGDPAALQAVEQVADWLGFGVANLVNVVNPDAVVFGGSLRDIFIAGADTVRRRLDAMPLPASREHLRLRAAALGRDAVLIGAAELAFDKLLADPLNVGVAGQPEATAPA, encoded by the coding sequence CTGCCCCCGGTCCCCGGCGCGAGCCAGGAGGAGATCCGGCGGCAGAACCTCGGCGCCGTGCTGCGCTACGTGCACCTGCACGGGCCGACGTCCCGGGCCGAGCTGACCAGCCGTCTCGGCCTCAACCGCAGCACCATCGGCGCGCTCGCCGCCGACCTGACCGCGAGCGGCCTCGTCACGGAGGAGGCGCCGACCACCGCCCGGCGTGCCGGCCGTCCCTCCCTCGTGGTCAGCCCCCGCTCCGACCGGGTCTACGCGCACGCCCTCAGCATCGACGCTGACCGCCTGCGCGCGGCGCGGGTCGGCCTCGGCGGTCGCATCCTCGACCTGCGCGAGGTCGCCCGTCCCGGTGGCATGTCGGCGGTCGACGCCGTCGGCCCGCTGGCCGAACTCGTCCGCGACATGGAACGAAGTGTCGCCCCCGACGCGCTCCTGGTCGGCGGCGCGGTCGCCGTCACCGACACCACCCGCGACGCGGACGGCAGGCTCCGGATCGTCGGCGTCGACGAGGGCCTCAGCGTGGCGCTCGAAGCCGAACTCACCGCCGGCCCGGGGTTCGTGGCCGGCGACCTCGCCGACATCGCGGGCCTGGCCGAGCACATCCGGGGCGTGGCCCCCGGTATCGACGACCTCATCTACCTGCACGGCGACCTGGGCATCAGCGCCGGCATCGTGGTCGGTGGCCGGTTGATGATCGGCCACCGGGGCCACAGCGGCAAGGTCGGCCACATGGTCGTCAACCCGAACGGCCGGGCGTGCGGCTGCGGCTCACGTGGCTGCTGGGAGACCGAGATCGGTGAAGCCGCGCTGCTGCGGCACGCCGGGCGCGACCCCGACGACCGTGCCGCCGTGACCGAGGTGCTGCGCGCGGCGGCGGACGGCGATCCGGCCGCCCTCCAGGCCGTCGAGCAGGTCGCCGACTGGCTCGGCTTCGGCGTGGCCAACCTGGTGAACGTGGTCAATCCCGACGCCGTGGTGTTCGGTGGCTCGCTGCGCGACATCTTCATCGCCGGTGCGGACACGGTGCGGCGGCGGCTGGACGCCATGCCCCTGCCGGCCTCCCGCGAGCACCTCCGCCTGCGGGCGGCGGCGCTCGGCCGCGACGCCGTTCTGATCGGCGCCGCCGAGCTGGCGTTCGACAAGCTCCTGGCCGACCCGCTCAACGTCGGCGTCGCGGGCCAGCCCGAGGCCACCGCGCCCGCGTAG
- a CDS encoding substrate-binding domain-containing protein: MRKFFGTSVVAVGAAAMLALAGCGSGRDGDSGSSGGEAKGFAANSLIGVALPAKTSENWVLAGDLFTNGLKEAGFQGDVQYAGASTTVADQQAQITAMVTKGAKVIVIGATDAAQLSTQVAAAHQAGVKVIAYDRLIKNTPDLDYYVAFDNFKVGQLQGQALLDGMKAKKPNGPYNIELFSGSPDDNNAGVFFDGAMSVLKPEIDKGNVVVASGQKDVKQTAIQGWKAEGAQARMDQLLTSTYGSKELDGVLSPNDTLARAILTSVKGAGKTTPIVTGQDSEVESVKSIVKGEQYMTINKDTRNLVKETINMVKALQAGNTPQVNDTKSYNNGSKVVDTFLLPPVAVTKANAAEAYANDPKLAPLTK; encoded by the coding sequence ATGCGTAAATTCTTCGGCACGTCGGTGGTCGCTGTCGGCGCCGCCGCCATGCTGGCCCTCGCTGGCTGCGGCTCCGGCCGCGACGGCGACTCCGGCAGCTCCGGCGGCGAGGCCAAGGGCTTCGCGGCGAACTCCCTGATCGGTGTCGCCCTGCCGGCCAAGACCTCCGAGAACTGGGTTCTCGCCGGTGACCTGTTCACCAACGGCCTCAAGGAGGCCGGCTTCCAGGGTGACGTGCAGTACGCCGGCGCGTCGACCACTGTCGCCGACCAGCAGGCCCAGATCACCGCCATGGTCACCAAGGGCGCCAAGGTCATCGTCATCGGCGCGACCGACGCCGCGCAGCTGTCGACCCAGGTCGCCGCGGCCCACCAGGCCGGCGTGAAGGTCATCGCGTACGACCGTCTGATCAAGAACACGCCGGACCTCGACTACTACGTCGCGTTCGACAACTTCAAGGTCGGCCAGCTCCAGGGCCAGGCCCTGCTGGACGGCATGAAGGCCAAGAAGCCGAACGGCCCGTACAACATCGAGCTGTTCTCCGGCTCGCCGGACGACAACAACGCCGGTGTCTTCTTCGACGGCGCGATGAGCGTGCTCAAGCCGGAGATCGACAAGGGCAACGTCGTCGTCGCCTCGGGTCAGAAGGACGTCAAGCAGACCGCCATCCAGGGCTGGAAGGCCGAGGGTGCGCAGGCCCGCATGGACCAGCTGCTGACCTCGACCTACGGCAGCAAGGAGCTGGACGGCGTCCTCTCCCCGAACGACACCCTGGCCCGCGCCATCCTGACCTCGGTCAAGGGCGCCGGCAAGACGACCCCGATCGTCACCGGCCAGGACTCCGAGGTGGAGTCGGTCAAGTCGATCGTCAAGGGCGAGCAGTACATGACGATCAACAAGGACACCCGCAACCTGGTGAAGGAGACCATCAACATGGTCAAGGCTCTCCAGGCCGGTAACACCCCGCAGGTGAACGACACCAAGTCGTACAACAACGGCAGCAAGGTCGTCGACACGTTCCTGCTCCCGCCGGTCGCCGTCACCAAGGCGAACGCGGCCGAGGCGTACGCGAACGACCCGAAGCTCGCGCCGCTCACCAAGTAA